DNA sequence from the Sphingomonas bisphenolicum genome:
GCCGGCAACGCCTTTTCGATGTTCGAAACCGCGATCACACTGGAAGCGATGGTGCGCGAGCGGACGACCGAGCTGGAAGACGCGCTGGGCAGGCTTGCCACCGCCAATGCCGACCTCGCCCAGGCCCATGCCAGCGCCGAAGCGGCGCAGCTGCGGCTGCGCGACGCGATCGATTCGATCAACGAAGGCTTCGTGCTGTTCGATGCGGAAGACCGGCTGGTCCTGTTCAACGACGCCTATCTGGGCTTCTGGCCCGAAATCGCCGACCAGTTGCACGAAGGCATGTCGTTCGAGGATGTCGCGCGGCTGGCCGCGGCGCACCACCGCCCCCCCGGATCGGTGGTCGCGCCCGACCGCTGGGTGTCCGACCGGCTGGCGCGCCACAGCGTCGCCGATGGCGGCCATGTCCAGGCGCTGGCCGACGACCGCTGGGTCCAGATCAACGAACTGCGCACCAGCGAGGGCGGGATCGTCGGTATCTACACCGATATCACCGAAGTGAAGGCGGAGGATGCCCGCAACCGCGCGCTGGAACTGGCCGAACGTAATCTGGTGCTGCAATCGACGCTCGACAATCTGTCCGAAGGCGTATGCCTGTTCGATGCGCAGGGACGGGTCGCCGCCTGGAACGAGGCGTTGCAGCATGTGCTCGACCTGCCCGACGACTGGGCGCAGGAAGGCGCCAGCCATGGCGCGCTGCTCGGCTGGTGCCGCGATCGGCTGGGCATGGCGGACGGGGGCTGCCTGGACTGGCGGGGCGACCAGCCCGGCGCGGCCCGCCATGCGCTGGTCGCGGCCGGGGATCGTCATTTCGAAGTCCGCAGCACGGCGCTGGAGCGCGGCGGGCAGGTGATCGGCTTCACGGATGTCACCGACATGCTGCGCGCGCAGGCGGGCCTACAGGAAACCGCCGAGACGCTGGAGCGTCGCGTCGCCGAGCGCACCGCCGAACTGCGCGCCGAAGTCGCCGAACGGCGCGAGATCGAGGCGCAGTTGCGGGACGCCAAGACGGCGGCGGAGAAGGCGAACCTGTCCAAGACCAGCTTCCTCGCCGCCGCCAGCCATGACCTGTTGCAACCGTTGAACGCCGCCCGGCTTTTCGTCGCGGCGCTGGGCGATCGGCGGCTGGCGCTGCCCACCCGCGCGCTGGTCAACCAGACATCGACCGCGCTCGATTCGGTCGAGGATCTGCTGGAGGCGCTGCTGGAGATCAGTCGGCTCGATGCCGGCGCGATCCAGCCGGAAATTGGCGACTTCCGCCTCGACACGCTGCTGGGCACGTTGCGGGTGGAATTCGCGCCCGTCGCCCGCGCATCGGGGCTGATGCTGGACATGGCGAACGAACCGCTCTGGGTCCGCTCCGATATCCGACTGGTGCGGCGCATCCTGCAGAATTTCCTGTCCAACGCGCTGCGCTATACCCAGCAGGGATCGGTGCGGGTCGATTGCTTGGTCGGCGAACAGGCCATTCGCGTGAGCGTGACCGACAGCGGTCCGGGCATCGCGGCCGACAAGCAGGCGCTGGTGTTCGAGGAGTTCCGCCGGCTCGACACCCGCACCAGCGGCAAGGGGCTGGGCCTGGCCATCGTCAAGCGGGCGAGCGACATGCTGGGCCATCGCGTGACGCTGGAGTCCGCGCCCGGCCGCGGATCGACCTTTGCGATCGAGCTGCCGCTGGGCGAACCGGTAGCGGACCTGGACAACGGATCGGAGACGATCGGCCGCGACCGCACGATGCGCGGTCTCGACGTGCTGGTCATCGACAATGAACGGGCGATCCAGACGGGGATGCGCACGCTGCTGGGCGGCTGGGGCTGCACCGTGCGGACCGCCGGCGGCTTCGCCGAAGCGACCGGCCTGTTTGCGCCCGGCGAGGCGCCGGACATCATTCTGATCGACTATCATCTCAACGACGGCGAAACGGGCGAAATCGCGCTCGACCGCCTGCGCGGTCATTTCGCCATGCCGGTTTCCGCCGTCATGATTTCCGCCGATCGCGGCAAGGAGTTGAAGGCGCGGCTCGACGCGCATGGCATCCCGCTGCTCAACAAGCCGGTCAAGCCGGCCCAGTTGCGGGCGTTGCTGCGGACCATGCTCAAATAGGGGCCGCGCAGTCCTCTGGACCTGCCGGGATCAGGCGCTACTAGAGGAAGCGAAGCTGATGCAGGGGGACGCAATGCATCCGATGCAATTGTTCGAATTGCTGGTCGCCATGCTGCTGGCGATCATCCTGTTGCATTATGCGGCGCACAAGATAGGCCTCCCGCCCGCCGTGGCGCTGCTGACCGGCGGCGCGCTCTTTGCCTTCCTGCCCGGCCTGCCGGTCATCTCGCTCGATCCGGAACTGGTGCTGGTCGTCTTCCTGCCGCCACTGTTGATGGATGGCGCCTGGTTCATCGCCCTGCGCCACCTCCATCGTCACATGCTGGGCATCATCGCCCTGGCGGTGGGCGCGGTGGTCTTCACCACGGTGATCGTGGCGGTGGTGACCCACTGGCTGGTGCCGTCCCTGCCGTGGGCCGCCTGCGCGGCGCTGGGTGCGATCGTCTCGCCACCGGATGCGGTGTCGGCGCGCGCCGTGCTGCAACATGTCCGCCTGCCCCGTCGCCTGTCCATCCTGCTGGAGGGCGAAAGCCTGTTCAACGACGCCAGCGGCCTCGTCCTCTTCCGCTTCGCGATCGCAGCGGGCGTCACCGGGGCGTTCAGCTTGATGGAGGCGATGGAAAGCTTTGCGCTGCTGGCGATCGGCGGCGCGCTGGTCGGCGCGGCGGTGGGCATGGCCTGGGTCCGGCTGACGCCGCGGCTGGACGACAAATATCTGATGATCGCTTCGTCGCTCCTCGCACCATGGGCGTCCTACCTGTTGGCGGAGACGGTCCATGTGTCCGGGGTGATCGCCACGGTCACCACGGGACTCATCTGCGGCTGGTTTCAACATGTCGTGTTTTCCGCCACGGTGCGGATGAACGGCACGGCTTTCTGGGCGGTGATGATCTTCCTGATGGAGGCGTTCGTCTTCCTGCTGATCGGTTCCTCGCTGCGCGGGGTGATCGACCGGGTCGGCGGCTTCCAACTGGTGCTGGCGCAAATGGCCGGGCCGGTGCTGGCGATCCTGATCGCGCTGACGCTCGCGCGCTTCCTCTGGGTTTTCGGGTCCGACGGCGTCACCCGCCTGCTACGGGCGATGGGCGTGCGCCGCTATACGCCGATTGGTCCGCGATCGGCGGTGGTGCTGGGCTGGGCCGGTATGCGCGGCGTTGTGACGCTGGCAGTGGCGCTGAGCGTGCCGGAAGGCTTTCCCGGCCGCGACTTCATCCTCGTCGCCGCCTTCGCGGTCATCATCGGCACCGTGCTGATCCAGGGCACCACGCTGGGTGCGGTGATCCGACTGCTGAAGCTGGAGGAACCGGCGAGCGACCGGGCGCGTCTGAGCATGAGCGAGGCGGAAGCCGCCATGGCGCAGGCGCAGGTCCGGGTGGTCGAGGCCCATGCCTATGACGCCGACGGCACATTGCTGCATCCGCGCCTTCTCGACCGATACCAGCGCCATGCGACGTTGTCGGTCACCTATGCAGGCCAGGAAGCGGAACATGCGCACATCCTTCATGCGCATTTCGATCTGGTGCTGATGGCGGTGGCGGCGGGACGGGCCGAATTGCTGCGCCTGCACCGGATCGGGGACATCGACGAACAGACGCTGCACGAACTGGAGCGCGACCTGGACCTGGAGGAAATGAGCGCGCTGTCGGCAAAGGCTTAGGGATCAGTCCAAACCCGGCTTGAACAGCAGACACATCGGCGAATGCGGACCATGAAGAGGATATCAATCCGCGCCGAAATGCACCCGGTTCGCTTTGATGACCGCCTGGGTGCGACTCAAGACGCCCAGCTTCTGGAGGATAGCCGAGACATGCGCCTTGATCGTGGTCATCGACACGTTGAGGTCATGCGCGATCTGCTTGTTGAGACGGCCGTTGACCAGATGGCCCAGCACCGTCTTCTGCTGCGGCGTCAGGCTGTCGATGCGGCGGGCGATGTCGTCCTCCTCCGCTGACGGCGTCGCGCCCTCGCCCATCGTTTCGGGCAGGTAGATTTCGCCTGACACGACGCGATGCAAAGCCTCCACGATCGCGCTGCGCTTGAGCGACTTGGGAATGAAGCCTGCGGCGCCGGCGGCCAGCGCCTCCTGCACGATCGAGCGGTCGAACGCGCCCGACACCATCACCACCGGCAGGATCGGGAATCGATCGCGCAGCAGCTTGAGCCCGTCCAGACGGCGCACGTCGGGAATGTTGAGGTCGAGCAGGATCAGGTCGAAATTATCCTGCTTTTCCAGCGTGGCGACGGCCTCTTCCAGTCCGGCCGCCTCGAAAATCTCGATATTATCGAAACTGATTGCGATCACGCTGCGCAACCCGTCGCGCACCAGGGGATGATCGTCGATGATCAGCACCCGCTCCATCACCGCTTCCCCGCCCATATAAAGCCCCATATCCTGCCCCTGCCCATGATGATCGGACACATCATGGGACGTGGCAAGCCGCAATGCGCCGGGCGGGATGGCCGGGGCCGATTGCGCATAATATCCACGTCCCATGACGATCATTTGCCTGGTTCCTTATTTAGGCAGCTTGAACACCCAAAGGGCGCCGCCTTGGTTGATGTCCTTGAACGACTTGGCGACTTCGCCGCCCCACAGCGGCACCGCGCCGCCCCAGCCGGACATCACCGCCACATATTGTTCGCCATCCTGTTCCCAGGTGACAGGTGATCCGACCACGCCCGACCCGGTCTGGAACTTCCACAATTCCTGGCCGGTCTTGGCGTCGAACGCCTTGAGGAAACCTTCGGGCGTGCCCGTGAAGACGAGGTTGCCGCCGGTCGTCAGAACGCCGCCCCACAAAGGCGCCTTGTTCTTATATTCCCACACGATCTTGCCGGTCTTGGGGTCCATCGCCCGCAATGCGCCGATATGATCCTCCGCGATCGACTTGATGGTGAAGCCCGCGCCCAGATAGGCCGCACCCTTCTTGTAGGCGATGGGCTCGTTCCAGATATCCATGCCCCAGTCGTTGGATGGGATGTAGAACAGGCCGGTATCCTGGCTGTAAGCCATCGGCATCCAGTTCTTGCCGCCCAGGAAGCTGGGCGAGGCGAAGACCGGCTTGCCCTTGCCCTCGCCGGGCGCGGGCGGACGGCCTTCGGGGATGTAATTGGGCTTGCCAGCCTTGTTGAAGCCATTGGCCCAGGTCGTCTGCATGACGAACTTGTTGGCGCTGATGAACTTGCCGTTGGTGCGGTCCAGCACGAAGAAATAGCCGTTGCGGTCGGCCTTCGCGCCCAGCTTCATCGGCTTGCCGTTGATGGTGGCGTCGAAGGGAATGAATTCATTCACCCCGTCGAAATCCCAGCCGTCGTGCGGCGTGGTCTGGAAATGCCATTTGATGACCCCGGTGTCCGGGTCGATCGCCAGCGTGGAGGCGGTGTAGAGATTGTCGCCGGGACGCAGGTGGCTGTTCCACGGCGCGGGGTTGCCGGTGCCGAAAAAGAGCAGGTTGGTTTCGGGGTCATAGGTGCCGCCAAGCCAGGTCGCGCCGCCGCCGCTCTTCCACAGGTCGCCCTGCCAAGTGGCGTTGAGCTTGCCGGTGATGCCGTTATCCTTGCCCTTGAGCGTGCCCATATGGCCTTCGATCACGGGACGATGCCAGATCAGCTCGCCCGTGTTCACGTCGCGGGCTTCCACCGCGCCGACGACGCCGAACTCGCCGCCCGAATTGCCGGTGATGACCATGCCCTTGACGATCAGAGGCGCAGCGGTGGCGCTGTAGCCTTCCTTGTAATCAGCGATCTGCTTGTTCCAGATCACCTTGCCGGTGTTGCGGTTGAGCGCAACCAGACGCGCGTCGAGCGTGGCGAAGATGATCTTGTCGCCATGGATGGCGGCACCGCGATTGACAACGTCGCAGCAGGGCATGATGCCGTCGGGCAGGCGGGCGTCATATTGCCATTTTTCCTCACCGGTGCGGGCGTCGAAGGCGAACAGGCGCGAATAGCTGCCCGTCACATAGATGGTGCCGTCATAGACGAGCGGCTGCGCTTCCTGGCCGCGCTGCTTTTCTCCGCCCAGCGAGGCGGCGAAAGCCGGCACCAGCTTGGACACATTGCTCGTGTCGATCGCCTTCAGCGTGCTGAAACGATGCGCCTGCGGCCCCATGCCATAGGTCAGAACGTCGCCGGTCGATGCCGCGTCGTTCATCAGATCCGCATCGGTCGGCCCTTCAGCCAGCAGCGGTGCGGCGCCAATCGCCAGCGTCATCGCGGCAACGCCCGACAGCGCCCGCATGATCGGTCCCTTCATAACCATCCTCCCTTGTTGAACGGGCGCTCGACGCCCCCCGTTGTCGTGCAGACTATGCTGCGCGGCGGGCGCAGCAATTGAACCTTCGGTCGGCACTCACCCCGCGGCGTTCGCCGGTGTCCAGGTGATGCCATAGCGCGCGAACAGCGCCTTCATCTCGCCGCTGGCGGCCATGGCGGTGGCGATTTCCTCGACCGCATCGCCCAGCGTGCGGCTATTTTCCTTCACCGCCATGCCGATGTCCCAGCCGGGCGAGGCGAAGGCAGGGAGCGGCCCCTTGCGCAGCGCGATCCGGCTGGCGCCATCGCCCGCGCGGTGCAGCCCCTCCTCGATCTGGGCGCGGCTGGCGAGTACGGCGTCGGCCTTGCCCGCCGTCATCGCTTCCACGGCTGCCGATCCGCTGGGATAATGGGCGACATCCTTGGTCAACAGGCCGCCGAAAGATCCGATCAGGTAGAAATCGGGAATGCTGTCCAGCTCGGCCGCCAGCCGCCGCCCGCGCCATTCGGTCGGCATTCCTTCCAGCGCTACCGCCCCCCCCACGCCGGCGAAGGCGAAACTCTCGCGATAATAAGGTGCGACGATCGCGACCTGATCGTTGCGCGCGGCGAAGGTGCGATCGAAGGGAACATGCAGCATGACGTCGCCCGGCGTGAAGCCCAGCAGACCGCCCTTCCATACGCCGTTGCGCAGATCGTCGTCGGCGCTTTCGTCCGCCACGAGTTCCGCCACGTCGGCGCGGACGCCCAGTTTTCCGGCGATCGCCTGCGCCAGGTCGACGTCGAGGCCGACGAGCTTGCCCCCCTCCTCCCACGACCAGGGTCGGTTATCCTTGTAGACGACCACCCGCAGCGTGCCGAGCGCCTTGACCTTTGCCAGCGGCGCGGCGTCGCTGCGACCCGGCAACAGGCCCAGCGCCAGCGCCGCCCCTGCCCCGCCCATCCATGCGCGACGGCTGAGCATCGGGATCAGCCTTCGTGCTTGGTTTCGAGCCAGGCGCGGATCGCCCAGCCGGCCTTCTGCCCCAATACGTCGCCGAAGGGCGGCATATAGACCTTGCCGTCATGGCTGGAACCGTGGCGGAAGCGTTCGGCGAACCACTGGTCGCCCGACTCGCCCGCTTCCAGATAGCGCAGGTCGGGGGCGATGCCGCCGCTTTCCGCGTCCAGACCATGGCAGCGCGCGCAATTCTGGCCATAGGCCGACTGGCCGATCTCGATCGCCTTGGCGTTGCCGCTATAGGGGTTCTTTTCCAGCCAGGTGTCGCCGATTTCCGGCAATGCGGACGTATCGACGGCTTGCGGCGTCACGTCGCCATGCGCCAGCAATGCACTTGTCGCGGTCATGCCCAGCGTAGCGATGGCGCCCAGCAATGCGACCCTACCCAATATCTTCATTATATCCTCACCCGGTCGGTTTTCCCCTGATGGCCGCCAGTGTAGGCAAGGGCGGGCCGCGTCCCCATTGGCCATTGGTACAATCCCGTAGCGAGCGGGCTGCGGATAGACCGTTGGGAGAAGATTAGGGGCAGGAGACGGGTATGAAGCGCATCATCATGGCAGGGTTGATATTAGTGCCTGCCGTCGCGCAGGCCGAAACCCTCTATGTCTCCAATGAGCGCGGCGACAGCGTCAGCGTGATCGACGCCGCGTCGGGTACGGTGACGGCGACCTGGCCGGTGGGCGGCCGGCCGCGCGGCATCACGGTGTCGAAGGACGGCAAATATCTCTATCTTTGCGCCAGCCTGGACCATGCGGTGCAGGTGATCGACCGGGCGAGCGGCAAGGTGGTGGCGGAACTGCCGTCCGGGCAGGACCCGGAACAGTTTTTCCTGTCGCGCGACGGCACGACCCTGTTCGTCGCCAATGAAGATGACGCCGCGCTGACCGCGATCGACCTCGCCAGCCGCACCGTCGCCTTCCAGGTCGATGTCGGCGGCGAGCCGGAGGGGGTGGCGCAAAGCCCGGACGGCCAATGGGTCGTCGTCACGTCCGAAGAAGATAATCTCGTCAACTGGATCGACATCAAGGCCAAGGCGATGGTCGCCGAAACCCCGGTCGATCTGCGCCCCCGCCATGTCGAATTCACCGCCGACGGCAAGCAACTATGGGTCGCGGCGGAAGTCGGCGGCACGGTGCAGATCATCGACACCGCCAGCCGGCAGGTGGCCGAAACGCTGCGCTTCGCTATTCCCGGCATCCCCGACCATCGCATCCTGCCCTGCGGCATAAGCTTCACCCCCGACGGCAAGACCGCGGTCATTGCGCTGGGCCGGGCCGACCATGTCGCGCTGGTCGATGTCGCGACCCGCAAGGTGCGGGTCTATGTGCCGGTCGGCAAGCGCGTCTGGCATGTCGCGATCAGCGCCGACGGGACGCGCGCTTATGCCGCCAATGGCCTTTCGGACAATGTCAGCGCGATCGACCTGGCCAAGGGCGCGGTGACCCAGACCATCGCGGTCGGCGCAGCGCCGTGGGGCATCGCCGCCGCGCCCTGATTCGCCTCCTGTCCGAAGGGACGAGAACCTAAGTCCAATTTCTCGGTTCCCCCATCCGTCCCACTCTCCGCCCCAGCCGGACACAAGTCGGCGATATACAGGGAGGATGATAATGAAGGGGACGTTGCGCCTGATGAGCGCGGCTGGAGCATTGATGCTCGCCGCCACCGCGGCGCCGGCCATGGCCGGAACCACCGCGGATCTGCTGAAGCGGCTGCACGAAAAGGGCATCCTGACCGATGATGAATATCAGGAGTTGGCGAAGGGTCAGACCGCCGAGGCGGCGCAGACCGCCGCGGCTCCTGCCCCGGCGGTGACCCCCGACGCATCCGGGGGGGCGGGCTATGTGCGCATGACCGACAGTGGCGTGGGTCTCCAGATTGGCGACGTGACGCTGAAATTCTCCGGCTCGGTCAACGGCTTCTACGTCCATGACAATGGCGATACGCCCAGCGCCACAACCACGGTGACCGGCGGTGTCGCGACCGTGGGCGGCAGCAGTTCGGCCGTCCGCAACGGCCTGCTCCCCGGCTTCCTGAAAGTGGAAGCCTCAACCAGCCTGGACGGCTGGGACGTGGGCGCCCATTTCGGCATGTATCCCGGCATCAATTCGGTCAATTATGCGGCCGGCGGCGGCGCCAACAGTGCCGGCAATCCCCGCGCGCTGCAAACCGCGGGCATCGACTTTCGCCAGACCTATCTGACCTTCGGTCGCGCCGGCTTCGGCGAGGTGAAGATCGGCCGCGACATCGGCCTGTTCCAGTCCGAATCGATCCTCAACGACATCACCCTGCTGTCGTCGGGCACACCTGCGGGCAATGTCGCCCCCTCCAACACGACGCTCGGTCGTATCGGCACCGGCTATATCTACACCGACTTCCAGCCGCAGATCACCTATACCACACCCAGTTTCAGCGGCTTCACCGCCAGTGTGGGCATATTCGAACCCTTGTCCTCGCTGACGGGGCCGGCCGAGACTAACAAGCAGCCGGGCTTCCAGGCGAAATTCGTCTATGACGGCAAGTTCGGTGACGTCGGCACCCGCCTGTGGGTGTCGGGCGTGACGCAGAAGCATAATGTCGATGCCGGGCCGGACTATACCGGCTGGGGCTGGGACGCAGGCGCGAAGGTCACGTTCGGGCCGGTCACGGTGGTCGGCACCTATTATGACGCATCGGGACTGGGCACCACCGCGCTCAACCTGTTCGACACTGATGGCCTGGGCAACAAGCGCGACAGCCACGGCTTTTACCTGCAGGGGTTGGCCACGTTCGGCAAATTCTCGGTCGGCGGCAGCTATGGCGAAAGCAATCTCGACTACGCCACTATCGCCGATGCGCTGGCCAATCCGACGCTGGTCGACAAGAATAGCAGTTGGGTCGGTCAGGTCCGCTACGGCCTCAACAGTTGGGTGACGCTGCTCGGCGAATATGTGAACAGCCGGTCGGAAGCGCATAACGGTAATCGGGCGACGTCGGACGCCATCGCGGCGGGAGCGATTCTCTTCTTCTGACGCGTCATGTGACCAAAGGACCAATGTCATGGGGCGGGGGCTGCATCCTAATAAGGTGCAGCCCCTTTCCATTTGCAAAAGGCATGGAAAATAAGGAGAGGGGCGTCGAGGGGATCGCCATGAAAATTTTCATTCTGCCCGCTATCTTGCTGTCCGTACCCACAGCCGCCTTGGCCCAGGCGCCCGATGATGCGCCGGGCGACTCATCGCAGATCATCGTCACCGGCGCGGGGTTGGACCTGCCGCCCGGCACGCCGGCTTACGGGTCGGTGGTGATCGACCGGCAGCGGCTGCTCGACAGCGCATCGGGGCGGATAGAAAGCGTGCTGGGCGATGTCGCGGGCTTCCAGCAATTCCGGCGGTCGGACAGCCGATCGTCAAACCCATCCAACCAGGGCGCGACCTTGCGCGCGCTGGGCGGCAATGCATCGAGCCGGACGTTGATGCTGCTCGACGGCGTGCCGATCGCCGATCCCTTCTTTGGCTATATCCCGTTCAGCGCGCTGGCGCCCGAACG
Encoded proteins:
- a CDS encoding hybrid sensor histidine kinase/response regulator, with amino-acid sequence MTETTLPSTEAELAQLREDNRKLRKINAALIDRVERSSDMAGNAFSMFETAITLEAMVRERTTELEDALGRLATANADLAQAHASAEAAQLRLRDAIDSINEGFVLFDAEDRLVLFNDAYLGFWPEIADQLHEGMSFEDVARLAAAHHRPPGSVVAPDRWVSDRLARHSVADGGHVQALADDRWVQINELRTSEGGIVGIYTDITEVKAEDARNRALELAERNLVLQSTLDNLSEGVCLFDAQGRVAAWNEALQHVLDLPDDWAQEGASHGALLGWCRDRLGMADGGCLDWRGDQPGAARHALVAAGDRHFEVRSTALERGGQVIGFTDVTDMLRAQAGLQETAETLERRVAERTAELRAEVAERREIEAQLRDAKTAAEKANLSKTSFLAAASHDLLQPLNAARLFVAALGDRRLALPTRALVNQTSTALDSVEDLLEALLEISRLDAGAIQPEIGDFRLDTLLGTLRVEFAPVARASGLMLDMANEPLWVRSDIRLVRRILQNFLSNALRYTQQGSVRVDCLVGEQAIRVSVTDSGPGIAADKQALVFEEFRRLDTRTSGKGLGLAIVKRASDMLGHRVTLESAPGRGSTFAIELPLGEPVADLDNGSETIGRDRTMRGLDVLVIDNERAIQTGMRTLLGGWGCTVRTAGGFAEATGLFAPGEAPDIILIDYHLNDGETGEIALDRLRGHFAMPVSAVMISADRGKELKARLDAHGIPLLNKPVKPAQLRALLRTMLK
- a CDS encoding Na+/H+ antiporter, whose product is MQGDAMHPMQLFELLVAMLLAIILLHYAAHKIGLPPAVALLTGGALFAFLPGLPVISLDPELVLVVFLPPLLMDGAWFIALRHLHRHMLGIIALAVGAVVFTTVIVAVVTHWLVPSLPWAACAALGAIVSPPDAVSARAVLQHVRLPRRLSILLEGESLFNDASGLVLFRFAIAAGVTGAFSLMEAMESFALLAIGGALVGAAVGMAWVRLTPRLDDKYLMIASSLLAPWASYLLAETVHVSGVIATVTTGLICGWFQHVVFSATVRMNGTAFWAVMIFLMEAFVFLLIGSSLRGVIDRVGGFQLVLAQMAGPVLAILIALTLARFLWVFGSDGVTRLLRAMGVRRYTPIGPRSAVVLGWAGMRGVVTLAVALSVPEGFPGRDFILVAAFAVIIGTVLIQGTTLGAVIRLLKLEEPASDRARLSMSEAEAAMAQAQVRVVEAHAYDADGTLLHPRLLDRYQRHATLSVTYAGQEAEHAHILHAHFDLVLMAVAAGRAELLRLHRIGDIDEQTLHELERDLDLEEMSALSAKA
- a CDS encoding response regulator, giving the protein MIVMGRGYYAQSAPAIPPGALRLATSHDVSDHHGQGQDMGLYMGGEAVMERVLIIDDHPLVRDGLRSVIAISFDNIEIFEAAGLEEAVATLEKQDNFDLILLDLNIPDVRRLDGLKLLRDRFPILPVVMVSGAFDRSIVQEALAAGAAGFIPKSLKRSAIVEALHRVVSGEIYLPETMGEGATPSAEEDDIARRIDSLTPQQKTVLGHLVNGRLNKQIAHDLNVSMTTIKAHVSAILQKLGVLSRTQAVIKANRVHFGAD
- a CDS encoding methanol/ethanol family PQQ-dependent dehydrogenase, which produces MKGPIMRALSGVAAMTLAIGAAPLLAEGPTDADLMNDAASTGDVLTYGMGPQAHRFSTLKAIDTSNVSKLVPAFAASLGGEKQRGQEAQPLVYDGTIYVTGSYSRLFAFDARTGEEKWQYDARLPDGIMPCCDVVNRGAAIHGDKIIFATLDARLVALNRNTGKVIWNKQIADYKEGYSATAAPLIVKGMVITGNSGGEFGVVGAVEARDVNTGELIWHRPVIEGHMGTLKGKDNGITGKLNATWQGDLWKSGGGATWLGGTYDPETNLLFFGTGNPAPWNSHLRPGDNLYTASTLAIDPDTGVIKWHFQTTPHDGWDFDGVNEFIPFDATINGKPMKLGAKADRNGYFFVLDRTNGKFISANKFVMQTTWANGFNKAGKPNYIPEGRPPAPGEGKGKPVFASPSFLGGKNWMPMAYSQDTGLFYIPSNDWGMDIWNEPIAYKKGAAYLGAGFTIKSIAEDHIGALRAMDPKTGKIVWEYKNKAPLWGGVLTTGGNLVFTGTPEGFLKAFDAKTGQELWKFQTGSGVVGSPVTWEQDGEQYVAVMSGWGGAVPLWGGEVAKSFKDINQGGALWVFKLPK
- a CDS encoding substrate-binding periplasmic protein produces the protein MLSRRAWMGGAGAALALGLLPGRSDAAPLAKVKALGTLRVVVYKDNRPWSWEEGGKLVGLDVDLAQAIAGKLGVRADVAELVADESADDDLRNGVWKGGLLGFTPGDVMLHVPFDRTFAARNDQVAIVAPYYRESFAFAGVGGAVALEGMPTEWRGRRLAAELDSIPDFYLIGSFGGLLTKDVAHYPSGSAAVEAMTAGKADAVLASRAQIEEGLHRAGDGASRIALRKGPLPAFASPGWDIGMAVKENSRTLGDAVEEIATAMAASGEMKALFARYGITWTPANAAG
- the pedF gene encoding cytochrome c-550 PedF, which gives rise to MKILGRVALLGAIATLGMTATSALLAHGDVTPQAVDTSALPEIGDTWLEKNPYSGNAKAIEIGQSAYGQNCARCHGLDAESGGIAPDLRYLEAGESGDQWFAERFRHGSSHDGKVYMPPFGDVLGQKAGWAIRAWLETKHEG
- a CDS encoding PQQ-dependent catabolism-associated beta-propeller protein: MKRIIMAGLILVPAVAQAETLYVSNERGDSVSVIDAASGTVTATWPVGGRPRGITVSKDGKYLYLCASLDHAVQVIDRASGKVVAELPSGQDPEQFFLSRDGTTLFVANEDDAALTAIDLASRTVAFQVDVGGEPEGVAQSPDGQWVVVTSEEDNLVNWIDIKAKAMVAETPVDLRPRHVEFTADGKQLWVAAEVGGTVQIIDTASRQVAETLRFAIPGIPDHRILPCGISFTPDGKTAVIALGRADHVALVDVATRKVRVYVPVGKRVWHVAISADGTRAYAANGLSDNVSAIDLAKGAVTQTIAVGAAPWGIAAAP
- a CDS encoding porin family protein codes for the protein MKGTLRLMSAAGALMLAATAAPAMAGTTADLLKRLHEKGILTDDEYQELAKGQTAEAAQTAAAPAPAVTPDASGGAGYVRMTDSGVGLQIGDVTLKFSGSVNGFYVHDNGDTPSATTTVTGGVATVGGSSSAVRNGLLPGFLKVEASTSLDGWDVGAHFGMYPGINSVNYAAGGGANSAGNPRALQTAGIDFRQTYLTFGRAGFGEVKIGRDIGLFQSESILNDITLLSSGTPAGNVAPSNTTLGRIGTGYIYTDFQPQITYTTPSFSGFTASVGIFEPLSSLTGPAETNKQPGFQAKFVYDGKFGDVGTRLWVSGVTQKHNVDAGPDYTGWGWDAGAKVTFGPVTVVGTYYDASGLGTTALNLFDTDGLGNKRDSHGFYLQGLATFGKFSVGGSYGESNLDYATIADALANPTLVDKNSSWVGQVRYGLNSWVTLLGEYVNSRSEAHNGNRATSDAIAAGAILFF